In Candidatus Methanosphaera massiliense, the following are encoded in one genomic region:
- the thsA gene encoding thermosome subunit alpha produces MARQNQQPLIILADGSTRKSGSQATRNNIMAAKILSNALKTTLGPRGMDKMLVNTIGDVKITNDGYTILKETEPDHPAAKMIVDLAKSQEEDFGDGTTTAVVLVGEILKQAEELIEQGIPISTIEKGFHEARNKTLEVFNDIAITTDKEELINIARTSMTGKGSFRNIDKMATELVEALLDVEKDGEIDQDMIKIRKIHGEATEDTEISESITVDKNVVESEMPKDVKNAKIALLQYPIDARELQNDAKIKLTTPGEYQSYLDKEAEMLKEEVQKIVDSGANVLFNNKKISDLGQHYLTKAGILTAKRVKAGDLRRLSKATGANIVNNVRELTPDDIGEAEHVYEREVFEDREYIFIEGCKYPGVLNIIVRGSTKHVTDQLEQAINDAIGAVIKARKENKALPGGGAAAIAASKALKKYANQFEDKKQLVVAAYAKALEQLPVALAKNAGMDTIDVTTELLAAQEKSTNMGINVIKREVSNMKDDGVLDSKNSEDEIVSGATEIACEILRIDDVVATKPETPVGGDMPGTPNPYM; encoded by the coding sequence ATGGCAAGACAAAACCAACAACCATTAATCATTCTAGCTGATGGATCCACAAGAAAAAGCGGAAGCCAGGCAACTAGAAACAATATAATGGCAGCTAAAATATTATCCAACGCACTAAAAACAACATTAGGTCCAAGAGGAATGGACAAAATGTTAGTAAACACTATTGGTGATGTTAAAATAACCAATGATGGTTATACAATACTAAAAGAAACAGAACCAGATCATCCAGCAGCAAAAATGATTGTAGATTTAGCAAAATCACAAGAAGAAGATTTTGGGGATGGAACAACAACAGCAGTAGTATTAGTTGGAGAAATATTAAAACAAGCTGAAGAATTAATAGAACAAGGAATACCAATATCAACAATAGAAAAAGGATTCCACGAAGCAAGAAACAAAACACTAGAAGTATTCAATGACATCGCAATCACAACAGACAAAGAAGAACTAATAAACATAGCAAGAACATCAATGACTGGAAAAGGCTCATTTAGAAATATCGACAAAATGGCAACAGAACTAGTAGAAGCACTATTAGATGTAGAAAAAGACGGTGAAATAGATCAAGACATGATTAAAATAAGAAAAATCCACGGTGAAGCAACAGAAGATACCGAGATTTCTGAATCAATCACAGTAGATAAAAACGTCGTAGAATCAGAAATGCCAAAAGATGTTAAAAACGCTAAAATAGCATTACTACAATACCCAATAGATGCAAGAGAACTACAAAACGATGCAAAAATAAAACTAACAACACCGGGAGAATACCAATCCTACCTTGATAAAGAAGCAGAAATGCTAAAAGAAGAAGTACAAAAAATAGTAGACTCTGGTGCAAACGTTTTATTCAACAACAAAAAAATCAGTGACCTCGGACAACACTACCTAACAAAAGCTGGAATATTAACAGCTAAAAGAGTAAAAGCAGGAGACCTCAGAAGATTATCCAAAGCAACAGGAGCAAACATTGTAAATAATGTACGTGAACTAACTCCTGATGATATCGGAGAAGCGGAACACGTATATGAAAGAGAAGTATTTGAAGACAGAGAATACATTTTCATAGAAGGTTGTAAATACCCTGGTGTTTTAAACATAATCGTAAGAGGAAGTACAAAACACGTCACTGACCAACTAGAACAAGCAATTAACGATGCAATTGGTGCAGTAATAAAAGCAAGAAAAGAAAACAAAGCACTTCCAGGTGGAGGAGCAGCAGCTATTGCAGCATCCAAAGCATTAAAGAAATATGCAAACCAATTTGAAGATAAAAAACAACTAGTAGTAGCAGCATACGCAAAAGCACTAGAACAACTACCAGTAGCACTAGCTAAAAATGCTGGAATGGATACAATCGATGTAACAACAGAATTACTAGCAGCACAAGAAAAATCAACAAACATGGGTATAAACGTCATAAAAAGAGAAGTATCCAACATGAAAGATGATGGAGTACTTGACTCTAAAAACTCTGAAGACGAAATAGTATCAGGTGCAACAGAAATAGCATGTGAAATACTACGTATTGATGATGTAGTAGCTACAAAACCAGAAACTCCAGTAGGAGGAGACATGCCTGGAACACCAAACCCATACATGTAG
- the hisD gene encoding histidinol dehydrogenase produces the protein MNSNEVIQPVQEIIANVQENKDKALHDYTLKFDKADITDLMVPVETIKDSVNHISPKLRQALEDAAENISKFHKAQIPSDWTMTVKDGVKAGQIIRPLERVGCYIPGGRAAYPSSILMTVIPAKIAGVKEIICCTPPDKDGNISNEILAAAYIAGADKIYKVGGAQAIAAMAYSTETIPSVDKIVGPGNIFVATAKKLVYGDVDIEFPAGPSEMLALVDHTANPSYMATELLSQAEHDPNAATIMVSTSREVAEETVKYVKQYLEEQERKEIIEESLTKYSHILVADNMQDAIDFTNAYAPEHLVIVTEDYYKTLESINNAGSIFLGNLTPVAGGDYGSGTNHVLPTSGGARMYSGLSADSFIKKPTIQELSPEGVMNIKDMVVNLAEAEGLYAHALSIKKRAEDIE, from the coding sequence ATGAATTCAAACGAAGTAATACAACCAGTACAAGAAATAATAGCCAATGTACAAGAAAATAAAGACAAAGCACTACATGACTACACTCTTAAATTTGATAAAGCAGATATAACCGACTTAATGGTACCTGTTGAAACAATAAAAGATAGTGTTAATCATATTAGTCCAAAACTAAGACAAGCATTAGAAGACGCTGCAGAAAATATTAGTAAATTCCATAAAGCACAAATACCATCAGACTGGACAATGACAGTAAAAGATGGTGTTAAAGCAGGACAAATAATAAGACCATTAGAACGTGTCGGATGTTATATTCCAGGCGGACGGGCAGCATACCCATCATCAATATTAATGACAGTAATACCAGCAAAGATAGCTGGAGTAAAGGAAATAATATGTTGCACACCTCCTGATAAAGATGGAAACATAAGTAATGAAATACTAGCAGCAGCATACATTGCAGGAGCAGATAAAATCTACAAAGTAGGAGGAGCACAGGCAATTGCAGCAATGGCATACTCCACTGAAACAATACCATCAGTAGATAAAATAGTAGGTCCAGGAAATATATTCGTAGCAACAGCAAAAAAACTAGTCTATGGTGATGTAGACATAGAATTCCCAGCAGGACCATCAGAAATGTTAGCACTAGTTGACCATACAGCTAATCCATCATACATGGCAACAGAATTACTATCACAGGCAGAACACGATCCTAATGCAGCAACAATAATGGTGTCAACATCACGTGAAGTAGCAGAAGAAACTGTTAAATATGTGAAACAGTACCTGGAAGAACAAGAAAGAAAGGAAATAATAGAAGAATCACTAACAAAATACAGTCACATACTAGTAGCAGATAACATGCAAGATGCAATTGACTTTACTAATGCATATGCTCCAGAACACTTAGTAATAGTAACTGAAGACTACTATAAAACATTAGAATCCATTAATAATGCTGGATCAATATTTCTAGGTAATCTTACACCAGTAGCTGGTGGAGATTATGGTTCAGGTACAAACCACGTATTACCAACAAGTGGTGGTGCAAGAATGTACTCCGGACTATCAGCTGATTCATTCATCAAAAAACCAACCATACAGGAACTATCACCAGAGGGCGTTATGAACATAAAAGATATGGTAGTAAACCTAGCTGAAGCAGAAGGATTATACGCACATGCATTATCCATAAAGAAACGTGCTGAGGATATAGAATAA
- the aspS gene encoding aspartate--tRNA(Asn) ligase, with translation MTDIFDKCKRTHYSNQISPENEGETVKVTGWVHEIRDLGGIVFLLLRDKNGITQITAPSKKVSAEMMEDIRAARKETIITVTGTVQKSPKAPNGIEIIPSNIDIINVAQLPLPLDTTEKVDAELDTRLDSRFIDIRKHDVSAIFKIKSQMLHTARNYFYDHDFTEITTPKLVASATEGGTELFPITYFEKEAFLGQSPQLYKQMMMATGLDNVFEIGQIFRAEEHDTLRHLNEALSIDAEMSFRSQEDAMNTLESLIKTILANIQENCAKELEDLGHELDIPTEPFPVVSYDKVLDIVNSHDVEMNYGDDLSRAAEKVLGEEMGSYYFITEWPMSIKPFYVMPSTKDPEISTSFDLMYRDLELSSGSQRIHDYDLLYSRLEAKDLNPDSFEKYLEAFKYGMPPHSGWGMGADRLTMVLTGSKNIRETVLFPRDRRRLTP, from the coding sequence TTGACAGACATATTCGATAAATGTAAAAGAACACACTACTCAAACCAGATAAGCCCAGAAAACGAGGGAGAAACAGTAAAAGTAACTGGATGGGTACACGAGATAAGAGACCTTGGTGGAATAGTATTCCTATTACTAAGAGATAAAAATGGAATAACACAGATAACAGCTCCAAGTAAAAAAGTATCAGCTGAAATGATGGAAGATATCAGAGCTGCAAGAAAAGAAACAATCATCACAGTAACAGGAACAGTACAAAAATCACCAAAAGCACCAAATGGAATTGAAATAATTCCTTCAAACATAGATATAATCAACGTAGCACAGCTACCCCTACCATTAGATACAACAGAAAAAGTAGATGCAGAACTAGACACAAGATTAGATTCAAGATTCATAGATATAAGAAAACATGATGTAAGTGCAATCTTCAAAATAAAAAGTCAAATGTTACACACAGCACGTAACTACTTCTATGACCATGATTTCACAGAAATAACAACACCAAAACTAGTAGCATCAGCAACAGAGGGTGGAACAGAATTATTCCCAATCACCTACTTTGAAAAAGAAGCATTCCTAGGACAAAGCCCACAATTATACAAACAAATGATGATGGCAACAGGACTGGACAATGTATTTGAAATAGGTCAAATCTTCAGAGCAGAGGAACATGATACACTAAGACACTTAAACGAAGCATTATCCATAGATGCAGAAATGTCCTTCAGAAGCCAGGAAGATGCAATGAACACACTAGAAAGTTTAATAAAAACAATTCTAGCTAACATACAAGAAAACTGTGCTAAAGAACTAGAAGATTTAGGTCATGAATTAGACATACCAACAGAACCATTCCCAGTAGTATCCTATGATAAAGTACTTGATATTGTAAACAGTCATGATGTTGAAATGAACTATGGTGATGACTTAAGCAGAGCAGCAGAAAAAGTATTAGGAGAAGAAATGGGTAGTTACTATTTCATCACAGAATGGCCAATGTCTATTAAACCATTTTATGTAATGCCAAGTACAAAAGACCCTGAAATAAGTACATCATTCGATTTAATGTACAGAGACCTAGAGTTATCAAGTGGATCACAACGTATACATGATTATGATTTATTATACTCTAGATTAGAAGCTAAAGATTTAAATCCTGATTCATTCGAGAAATACCTTGAAGCATTCAAGTATGGTATGCCACCACACTCTGGATGGGGGATGGGTGCAGATAGACTTACAATGGTTCTTACAGGTTCTAAAAACATAAGAGAAACAGTATTATTCCCAAGAGACAGAAGACGACTCACACCTTAA